A stretch of Desulfobacter hydrogenophilus DNA encodes these proteins:
- a CDS encoding DUF2442 domain-containing protein → MEKLHEIKDIEFEGNFLVITVDGETKRFELKAVSPVLEKASAVERSCFRISPSGYGIYWPLLDEDLSIDGLLGIVHAPQWSKKTA, encoded by the coding sequence ATGGAAAAATTACATGAAATTAAAGATATTGAGTTTGAGGGTAATTTCCTCGTCATCACCGTTGACGGAGAAACAAAGCGTTTTGAATTAAAGGCTGTGTCACCTGTTCTTGAAAAAGCATCAGCAGTAGAGCGCTCCTGCTTTAGAATCTCTCCGTCAGGCTATGGGATATACTGGCCTCTGCTGGATGAGGACCTTTCCATAGATGGCCTGCTTGGGATTGTTCATGCACCCCAATGGAGCAAAAAGACTGCATAG
- a CDS encoding tetratricopeptide repeat protein, whose protein sequence is MFLVLLIPILFYLIETLDEKYPVREVETFLYLPSGTFLKGAALGYDEMLADLLWIKAVGYFGGHSRTDRNYTWLAHLLDAVTTLDPLYQYPYEFGGVVLAAEVGDVDKSIALLKKGMKNVSRDDPRYWYFPFFLAYDYMYHKNDYLTAAHYLEQATKFPQSPSYLPQLVARLYANADSPEVAVAFLQEMIKSTKKQALKERLIERLHQVIHRANLKLLNQGLDAFYLKFQYYPTALETLVKSGIIPGIPIDPRGGKYYISMDHKTVTNTIPEADLRVHINEKKQPSADDVPLPMRVPEQN, encoded by the coding sequence ATGTTTCTTGTTCTCCTGATCCCGATTCTTTTTTATTTGATTGAGACCCTGGATGAAAAATATCCTGTCAGGGAAGTGGAAACTTTTTTGTATCTGCCTTCGGGAACATTTCTAAAAGGGGCTGCACTGGGGTATGATGAGATGCTTGCGGATCTGCTCTGGATTAAGGCGGTTGGGTATTTTGGCGGGCATTCCCGAACGGATCGCAACTACACGTGGCTTGCGCATCTGCTGGATGCGGTAACCACCCTGGATCCGTTGTATCAATACCCGTATGAATTCGGCGGGGTGGTTCTGGCCGCTGAAGTAGGGGATGTAGACAAAAGCATTGCGCTGCTGAAAAAAGGGATGAAGAATGTTTCCCGGGATGATCCACGGTACTGGTATTTCCCCTTTTTTCTTGCCTATGATTATATGTACCACAAAAATGATTATCTGACTGCAGCTCACTATCTGGAACAGGCCACAAAGTTCCCCCAAAGCCCCTCTTATCTGCCCCAACTGGTGGCACGACTTTATGCCAATGCCGATTCTCCGGAAGTGGCCGTGGCTTTTTTGCAGGAGATGATAAAATCCACGAAAAAACAGGCGTTAAAAGAGCGTTTGATCGAACGACTCCACCAGGTGATCCACCGGGCCAATCTAAAGCTTTTGAACCAGGGACTTGACGCCTTTTATCTAAAATTTCAGTATTATCCGACCGCTTTAGAGACGTTGGTTAAGTCCGGCATTATTCCCGGCATACCGATTGATCCCCGGGGTGGGAAATATTATATTTCCATGGACCATAAAACTGTTACAAACACAATACCCGAGGCCGATTTGAGAGTGCACATCAACGAGAAAAAGCAGCCCTCCGCAGACGATGTCCCCCTGCCCATGCGGGTGCCGGAACAAAATTAA
- a CDS encoding ABC transporter ATP-binding protein, with translation MVTDSVAINIKGLSKSFSNGWLGKKQVIRDLDFQIRDNEVFGYLGGNGAGKTTTFKLMLDLIRPDKGDISFWGGAAKDRTSRAMIGYLPEQPYFYAYLTGAEALDFYASLFDLTGAERKKRVNHLLDLVGLAHAGDTQLRKFSRGMLQRIGIAQALVNDPKLLILDEPMSGLDPMGRKSMRDIILSCRDQGKTIIFSSHIISDVEMICDRAGILANGELKSIITMDDAMSSQDSTWEITCQGGRLDLSGIEGQSSIKQVVRGNRHIISTGDKEIADRVMAEINRQGLVLVSFSTARKSIEDIYIKSAGQNTRPAGSQQDEY, from the coding sequence ATGGTGACCGATTCCGTGGCAATTAATATCAAAGGGTTGAGCAAAAGTTTTTCCAACGGCTGGCTGGGGAAAAAACAGGTAATCCGTGATTTGGATTTCCAGATCCGGGACAATGAGGTGTTTGGCTATCTTGGGGGCAACGGAGCCGGCAAGACCACGACATTCAAGCTGATGCTGGACCTGATACGACCGGACAAAGGGGATATCTCTTTTTGGGGGGGGGCGGCAAAGGATAGAACTAGCCGGGCCATGATTGGATATTTGCCGGAACAACCCTATTTTTACGCTTACCTTACCGGTGCCGAGGCCCTTGATTTCTATGCCAGCCTGTTTGATCTGACAGGGGCTGAACGTAAAAAGCGGGTCAACCATTTGCTCGATCTTGTGGGACTTGCCCATGCCGGGGATACCCAGTTGCGCAAATTTTCCCGGGGCATGCTCCAGCGCATCGGTATTGCCCAGGCCCTGGTCAATGATCCGAAACTGCTGATTTTGGATGAGCCCATGTCGGGCCTGGACCCCATGGGCCGCAAATCCATGCGCGACATTATTCTTTCCTGCCGGGACCAGGGTAAAACCATTATTTTTTCGTCCCACATCATTTCGGATGTGGAGATGATCTGCGATCGTGCCGGCATCCTTGCTAATGGGGAACTTAAAAGTATCATCACCATGGACGATGCCATGTCGTCTCAGGATTCCACCTGGGAGATTACCTGTCAGGGCGGGCGCTTGGACTTGTCAGGCATTGAGGGTCAAAGTAGCATTAAGCAAGTGGTTCGTGGAAACCGGCATATTATTTCAACGGGAGATAAAGAGATCGCAGACCGGGTGATGGCAGAAATTAACCGCCAAGGTCTGGTGCTTGTCTCCTTTTCAACGGCACGCAAAAGCATAGAAGATATTTATATCAAAAGTGCGGGGCAAAACACCCGCCCTGCAGGCAGTCAACAGGATGAATATTGA